Proteins encoded by one window of Arachis hypogaea cultivar Tifrunner chromosome 1, arahy.Tifrunner.gnm2.J5K5, whole genome shotgun sequence:
- the LOC112799862 gene encoding aspartic proteinase 36 encodes MARAQTHLLLLITTTIFSLAPCCVAGDPLLLRNSHRSSHTAMVLPLYLSPPNSSTSALDPRRQLQGSESQRHPNARMRLHDDLLLNGYYTTRLWIGTPPQMFALIVDTGSTVTYVPCSTCEQCGSHQDPKFQPDSSSTYQAVKCTLDCNCDTDKNQCVYERQYAEMSSSSGVLGEDVISFGNQSELSPQRAVFGCETVETGDLYSQHADGIMGLGRGDLSIMDQLVDKNVISDSFSLCYGGMDVGGGAMVLGGISPPSGMVFANSDPVRSPYYNIDLKEIHVAGKKLPLDPQVFDKKHGTVLDSGTTYAYLPEAAFHAFKDAIERELNSFKQISGPDPNYNDICFSGAGSDVSQLSKSFPVVDMVFGNGMKYSLSPENYMFRHSKVRGAYCLGVFQNGKDPTTLLGGIVVRNTLVTYDREHTKIGFWKTNCAELWERLQVSNASPLMPPNSGVKNSSQTFEPSVAPSASQHNAPPGEIQIAQITLAISFNISYVDMKPRIPELTGLIAHGLDVNTSQVHLLNLTSFGSDSISRWAITPSAHASYISNTTAKNIIGRLAEHHVQLPGTFGSYKLIDWNVEPSSKRNWWQQYYWVVGLAVLIALLIGLSAFGIFVIWKRRQESAHTYKPVNAAVPEQELQPL; translated from the exons ATGGCGCGGGCACAGACTCACCTCCTTCTCCTCATCACCACCACCATTTTCTCCCTCGCTCCTTGCTGCGTTGCCGGCGACCCCCTGCTCCTCCGCAACAGCCATCGAAGCTCCCACACCGCAATGGTCCTTCCATTGTACCTCTCTCCACCGAATTCCTCCACCTCAGCGCTCGATCCTCGTCGCCAGCTTCAGGGATCCGAGTCCCAGCGCCACCCTAACGCTCGCATGAGGCTCCACGACGATCTCCTCCTCAATGG GTATTACACGACGCGGCTTTGGATCGGTACTCCGCCGCAGATGTTTGCGCTTATTGTCGACACTGGGAGCACAGTTACGTATGTTCCTTGCTCCACTTGCGAACAGTGTGGCAGCCACCAG GATCCGAAGTTCCAGCCAGACTCATCAAGCACTTATCAAGCTGTCAAATGTACATTGGATTGCAACTGTGACACTGACAAGAACCAATGTGTGTATGAGAGACAGTATGCTGAAATGAGTTCTAGCAGTGGTGTCCTTGGCGAGGATGTCATATCCTTTGGAAATCAGAGTGAGCTTTCCCCACAGCGAGCTGTTTTTGGTTGTGAAACTGTTGAGACTGGTGATCTTTATAGCCAGCATGCTGATGGCATCATGGGATTGGGCCGTGGAGATCTTAGCATCATGGATCAACTAGTTGATAAAAATGTAATAAGTGATTCATTCTCTCTATGCTATGGTGGAATGGATGTTGGTGGAGGCGCAATGGTTCTTGGTGGCATATCTCCCCCATCGGGCATGGTCTTTGCAAATTCAGATCCTGTGCGAAG CCCATATTACAATATCGATTTGAAGGAGATACATGTTGCGGGGAAGAAACTGCCTCTAGACCCACAGGTTTTTGATAAGAAACATGGAACTGTCTTGGATAGTGGTACGACTTATGCTTACCTACCAGAAGCTGCATTTCATGCATTTAAAGACGCT ATTGAGAGGGAACTTAATTCATTCAAGCAAATCAGTGGTCCAGATCCAAATTACAATGATATATGTTTTTCTGGTGCTGGAAG TGATGTTTCTCAACTCTCGAAAAGCTTTCCAGTGGTTGACATGGTATTTGGAAATGGTATGAAGTATTCACTGTCACCTGAAAATTACATGTTCCGG CATTCAAAAGTGCGAGGTGCTTATTGTCTAGGGGTATTCCAGAATGGAAAGGATCCAACTACTCTTTTAGGAG GTATCGTTGTCCGAAACACTCTTGTTACATATGATCGTGAGCATACAAAAATTGGTTTCTGGAAAACTAATTGTGCTGAGTTGTGGGAAAGATTACAAGTCTCCAATGCCTCACCGTTGATGCCTCCAAATTCAGGAGTGAAAAATTCATCCCAAACATTTGAACCTTCGGTTGCTCCATCTGCATCACAGCATAATGCACCTCCAG GTGAAATCCAAATTGCACAAATAACACTTGCAATTTCATTTAACATCAGCTACGTGGATATGAAGCCTCGCATTCCTGAATTGACTGGGCTCATTGCTCATGGGTTAGATGTTAATACTTCTCAG GTTCACTTGCTGAATTTGACTTCTTTTGGAAGTGATTCCATATCTAGATGGGCCATAACCCCAAGTGCACATGCAAGTTACATTTCTAACACAACTGCAAAG aATATAATTGGTCGGCTTGCTGAACACCATGTGCAACTTCCTGGCACCTTTGGGAGTTATAAGTTGATTGATTGGAATGTTGAGCCTTCATCAAAACG GAATTGGTGGCAGCAATACTATTGGGTTGTGGGTTTAGCTGTTTTGATCGCATTGCTTATAGGATTATCGGCATTTGGAATATTCGTAATTTGGAAAAGAAGACAGGAAAGCGCACATACTTACAAGCCAGTGAATGCGGCTGTTCCAGAGCAAGAACTACAGCCATTATGA